Proteins co-encoded in one Malus sylvestris chromosome 9, drMalSylv7.2, whole genome shotgun sequence genomic window:
- the LOC126582640 gene encoding uncharacterized protein LOC126582640: MRKCRSLRRRGSSLSPGRKRMRTCAGSMETRTTPITRSGTRALVAEASNLCTRIASCSGSITTMLANARHLCELGGQDVNREDEEERNGARATRRAPGQANRNFVGDVNGEDAAGAQGIAGAGQMIRRNAENVAARWEMQAARLEAHVEQCLMVWMMLMAPRMYRLMSLGFLALPRSLRLCKTLVLF; encoded by the coding sequence ATGAGGAAATGCCGGAGTCTCCGCCGGCGCGGAAGCAGCCTGAGCCCTggaaggaagaggatgaggacgTGTGCCGGATCTATGGAAACCCGGACGACGCCGATAACCCGCTCCGGTACCCGTGCGCTTGTAGCGGAAGCATCAAATTTGTGCACCAGGATTGCCTCATGCAGTGGCTCAATCACAACAATGCTCGCCAATGCGAGGCATTTATGTGAGCTAGGAGGACAGGATGTTAACAGAGAAGATGAAGAGGAAAGAAATGGTGCCCGTGCTACAAGGAGAGCTCCTGGACAAGCTAACAGGAACTTTGTTGGTGATGTGAATGGGGAAGATGCTGCCGGAGCACAAGGGATTGCCGGAGCAGGTCAAATGATTAGAAGGAATGCAGAAAATGTTGCTGCTCGGTGGGAGATGCAGGCAGCTCGTCTTGAAGCTCATGTGGAACAGTGTTTGATGGTCTGGATGATGCTGATGGCGCCGAGGATGTACCGTTTGATGAGCTTGGGATTTTTGGCATTGCCCAGGAGCCTCAGATTGTGCAAAACTCTggttttgttttaa